A window of Streptomyces armeniacus contains these coding sequences:
- a CDS encoding helix-turn-helix domain-containing protein, whose amino-acid sequence MHGERGEDGVAALLAEARLAAAFSDPGERARLRKAAGFSLEQFARAVAEPDGSKGVGRQTIANWESGGTSSSPAFGRYLRLLEGLAQIHPAPRAEAEGEAAPAPAQAAAPAPAQAGRGESESAESPAAREARAGHARHRAQRRTGSADDVRAQLRETIAAAVDQELEKAGGDADAASAALTKRAIPDVMALFTRTRAGARYEYTAYPALPDILRKPSKTDPDLIWEGRPSWRHPGYRRHPDGGLGVTALDVNAAYLSALKTWLPIGKLEHSRGGEHDRKRAGVHLITPTPWEHPHLPSPLGDREEEGPLWITEPTLRLLLRLSGPKHSLLAPPVIHESWTSSATETFLDSLRQLLASARADALAAGDDVTAGYVKAMYSKFVSTMGESSHNREMVRPDWMHLIRSQAFGNLWNRAFKAYQAGLTVISALGTDELHVAGEWRQVWDEGRGLAEMKIKTDRNGAPVRYTVTEAG is encoded by the coding sequence ATGCACGGTGAACGCGGTGAGGACGGGGTCGCTGCTCTGCTGGCGGAGGCAAGGCTGGCGGCGGCCTTCAGCGATCCGGGGGAGCGTGCCCGGCTGCGGAAGGCCGCGGGGTTCTCGCTGGAGCAGTTCGCCAGGGCTGTCGCCGAGCCCGACGGCAGCAAGGGCGTCGGCCGGCAGACGATCGCGAACTGGGAGAGCGGCGGCACGTCGTCGTCCCCGGCGTTCGGCAGGTATCTGCGGCTGCTGGAGGGCCTCGCGCAGATCCACCCCGCCCCACGGGCCGAAGCCGAAGGCGAAGCCGCGCCCGCACCGGCCCAAGCAGCCGCGCCCGCACCGGCCCAAGCCGGGCGCGGCGAAAGCGAGTCCGCGGAGAGCCCGGCCGCGCGGGAGGCCCGCGCGGGGCACGCCCGGCACCGGGCACAGCGCCGTACGGGCTCCGCGGACGACGTCCGCGCACAGCTGCGGGAGACGATCGCCGCCGCCGTGGACCAGGAGCTGGAGAAGGCCGGCGGGGACGCGGACGCGGCATCCGCTGCGTTGACCAAGCGGGCGATCCCGGACGTGATGGCGCTGTTCACCCGTACCAGGGCCGGTGCCCGGTACGAATACACCGCCTACCCCGCCCTCCCCGACATCCTGCGCAAGCCCAGCAAGACCGACCCTGACCTGATCTGGGAGGGCCGCCCCTCCTGGCGCCACCCCGGCTACCGCCGCCACCCCGACGGCGGCCTCGGGGTGACCGCGCTGGACGTGAACGCGGCCTACCTCTCCGCGCTCAAGACGTGGTTGCCGATCGGGAAGCTGGAGCACTCCCGTGGCGGCGAGCACGACCGGAAACGCGCCGGAGTACACCTGATCACCCCCACGCCCTGGGAACACCCGCACCTGCCCAGCCCGTTGGGAGACCGCGAAGAGGAGGGGCCGCTGTGGATCACCGAGCCCACCCTGCGCCTCCTGCTGCGGCTGTCGGGGCCGAAGCACAGCCTCCTCGCGCCGCCCGTCATCCACGAGTCCTGGACCAGTTCGGCGACGGAGACGTTCCTCGACAGCCTCCGCCAACTGCTCGCCTCCGCCCGCGCCGACGCCCTCGCCGCCGGCGACGATGTCACCGCGGGCTACGTGAAGGCCATGTACTCCAAGTTCGTCTCGACGATGGGGGAGTCGTCCCACAACCGGGAGATGGTCCGCCCGGACTGGATGCACCTGATCCGCTCCCAGGCATTCGGCAACCTGTGGAACCGCGCCTTCAAGGCGTATCAGGCGGGTCTCACCGTCATCTCCGCACTCGGCACCGACGAACTCCACGTCGCGGGCGAGTGGCGGCAGGTGTGGGACGAAGGCCGCGGCCTGGCCGAGATGAAGATCAAGACCGACCGTAACGGGGCGCCGGTCCGCTACACCGTCACCGAGGCCGGCTGA
- a CDS encoding Gfo/Idh/MocA family protein has protein sequence MNDQGISRRSVLHTTGAAGAALGIGALGTTSAEAAAATGTDAPPRSAPTMVGVPFEPRSAVRVALVGLGNRGAGMLELFLTLKGVRVVALCDSVRDKAAAAAEKVTKAGQPAPALYTKGERDYENLCRRGDIDLVYIATPWEWHHPMAKSALSNGKHTGVECPLAMTLEQLWELVDLSERSRRHCMQLENCAYGRNEMRVLRMAHAGLFGDLLHGAGAYLHDLRELMFDPEYYEGPWRRKWHTRLKGDLYPNHGFGPVANYMDLNRGDRAVRISSVGSPALGLAAYRKEHMPPGDESWKESYVSADLSVSLVQTAKGRVIRLEHDVSNPRPYSRINTLGGTRGVFEDYPPRIYLEPDRDDHEWGDFEDYASWDHWLWKEHPDPPGGHDGMDYLMLYRLVQCMRLGLTPDFDVYDAATWTAPVPLSHASIRAHGAPQDFPDFTRGHWRTPRPGTDSPRPD, from the coding sequence ATGAACGATCAGGGAATCAGCCGCCGTTCCGTCCTGCACACCACCGGCGCCGCAGGCGCCGCGCTCGGCATCGGCGCACTGGGCACCACGTCCGCCGAGGCCGCCGCCGCGACCGGCACGGACGCGCCCCCGCGCAGCGCGCCCACCATGGTCGGCGTGCCCTTCGAGCCGCGCTCGGCCGTACGCGTCGCACTGGTCGGGCTGGGCAACCGCGGCGCCGGCATGCTGGAGCTGTTCCTCACGCTGAAGGGCGTACGGGTGGTCGCCCTGTGCGATTCCGTACGGGACAAGGCCGCCGCCGCGGCGGAGAAGGTCACGAAGGCGGGGCAGCCCGCTCCCGCCCTGTACACCAAGGGCGAACGCGATTACGAGAACCTCTGCCGCCGCGGCGACATCGACCTCGTCTACATCGCCACCCCCTGGGAGTGGCACCATCCCATGGCCAAGTCCGCGCTCTCCAACGGCAAGCACACGGGGGTGGAGTGCCCTCTGGCGATGACGCTGGAGCAGCTGTGGGAGCTGGTCGATCTGAGCGAGCGCAGCCGGCGGCACTGCATGCAGCTGGAGAACTGCGCCTACGGGCGGAACGAGATGCGCGTCCTGCGCATGGCCCACGCGGGCCTGTTCGGTGATCTCCTGCATGGCGCCGGGGCGTATCTGCACGATCTCCGGGAGCTGATGTTCGACCCCGAGTACTACGAGGGCCCCTGGCGGCGGAAGTGGCACACCCGGCTGAAGGGGGACCTGTACCCGAACCACGGTTTCGGACCGGTGGCGAACTACATGGACCTCAACCGGGGCGACCGTGCCGTACGCATCAGCAGCGTCGGTTCACCCGCGCTCGGGCTGGCGGCGTACCGGAAGGAGCACATGCCGCCGGGAGACGAGAGCTGGAAGGAGAGCTACGTCTCGGCGGACCTGTCCGTCAGTCTCGTCCAGACCGCGAAGGGCCGCGTCATACGCCTGGAACACGACGTGTCCAACCCGCGCCCGTACAGCCGGATCAACACGCTGGGCGGCACGCGCGGGGTGTTCGAGGACTATCCCCCGCGCATCTACCTCGAGCCGGACCGGGACGACCACGAGTGGGGCGACTTCGAGGACTACGCGTCCTGGGACCACTGGCTGTGGAAGGAGCACCCCGACCCGCCGGGCGGCCACGACGGCATGGACTACCTCATGCTCTACCGGCTCGTGCAGTGCATGCGTCTCGGTCTCACCCCCGACTTCGACGTGTACGACGCCGCCACGTGGACCGCGCCGGTCCCGCTGAGCCACGCGTCGATCCGGGCCCACGGTGCCCCGCAGGACTTCCCCGACTTCACCCGCGGCCACTGGCGCACCCCGCGCCCCGGCACGGACTCGCCCCGGCCGGACTGA
- a CDS encoding HIT family protein — protein MNCTFCAIVAGETPSHRVYEDERAVAFLDTRPLFPGHVLVVPRRHAETLTDLPDSDVGPFFGRVQRITGAVERAMEAAGSFVAANNRVSQSVPHFHVHVVPRNRKDGLRGFFWPRGRYTDDAHAEDVAARLRAALED, from the coding sequence GTGAACTGCACCTTCTGCGCCATCGTGGCCGGTGAGACGCCCAGCCACCGCGTGTACGAGGACGAGCGGGCCGTCGCCTTCCTCGACACCCGGCCGCTGTTCCCCGGCCACGTGCTCGTGGTCCCGCGGCGGCACGCCGAGACCCTCACCGACCTGCCCGACAGCGACGTGGGCCCCTTCTTCGGGCGCGTCCAGCGGATCACGGGCGCCGTGGAGCGGGCCATGGAGGCGGCGGGCTCGTTCGTGGCGGCCAACAACCGGGTCAGCCAGTCCGTGCCGCACTTCCACGTGCACGTCGTCCCGCGCAACCGCAAGGACGGCCTCCGCGGCTTCTTCTGGCCCCGCGGCCGCTACACCGACGACGCCCACGCCGAGGACGTCGCAGCCCGCCTGCGCGCCGCCCTCGAGGACTGA
- a CDS encoding M24 family metallopeptidase, with amino-acid sequence MTDPEVPAYSTAERDRRWNLARTFMAREGLDALLVFGEHEDAGPAPFAYDTWFTNGRAGTTVVFPRDGHPVSLFPMEMFAKDHLETARRGDAVWFPPRHVRASRDSRAIAATLGELGLAGGTVGVVGLEPAPPWHPEGIVPYGLWSSVLERFPGTEFRPVGMALARLMMPLSDEETAVVRRSARIGDAMARAMVGAAAAGVPESEVYAAGMAAGYARGTTPAAMHFWSGPDPLASGLPPWSYRPQAPRTLRDGDVISAEVFSNVAGRHTQHQVTISIGEPHPDLRRAAGVARAVYDACLRALRPGRTFGEAVDAMREPLEAADGWEFGPAIHALNPMIALSGFPSYAAEHLPGAGAYPPEARHPTLCGDMELAPGMTFALEPNFVCGRHLAYLGGTVIVGEDEPVELNPYTARILQAAGTPRP; translated from the coding sequence ATGACCGACCCGGAAGTACCCGCATACTCCACCGCCGAACGCGACCGCCGCTGGAACCTCGCGCGCACCTTCATGGCTCGCGAAGGCCTCGACGCGCTCCTCGTCTTCGGCGAGCACGAAGACGCCGGCCCCGCTCCGTTCGCCTACGACACCTGGTTCACCAACGGCAGGGCCGGCACGACGGTCGTCTTCCCCCGTGACGGGCACCCGGTCTCGCTGTTCCCCATGGAGATGTTCGCGAAGGATCATCTCGAAACGGCCCGCAGGGGCGACGCCGTGTGGTTTCCGCCCCGGCACGTACGGGCCTCCCGCGACTCCCGCGCGATCGCCGCCACGCTGGGCGAACTCGGCCTGGCCGGCGGGACCGTCGGCGTCGTCGGGCTGGAGCCCGCTCCCCCGTGGCACCCCGAGGGGATCGTTCCGTACGGCCTGTGGAGCAGCGTTCTGGAGAGGTTCCCCGGTACGGAGTTCAGGCCTGTCGGCATGGCGCTGGCCCGGCTCATGATGCCGCTCAGCGACGAGGAGACCGCCGTCGTACGCCGCTCGGCGCGCATCGGCGACGCCATGGCGCGGGCCATGGTGGGCGCCGCCGCTGCCGGGGTGCCGGAGAGCGAGGTGTACGCGGCGGGGATGGCCGCCGGATACGCGCGCGGGACGACCCCCGCGGCCATGCACTTCTGGTCGGGGCCCGATCCGCTCGCCAGCGGTCTGCCGCCGTGGTCCTACCGCCCGCAGGCCCCTCGTACCCTGCGGGACGGCGATGTCATCTCCGCCGAGGTCTTCAGCAACGTCGCCGGACGCCACACCCAGCACCAGGTCACCATCAGCATCGGCGAGCCGCACCCGGACCTGCGGCGCGCCGCCGGCGTCGCCCGCGCGGTCTACGACGCGTGCCTGCGGGCGCTGCGTCCCGGCCGTACGTTCGGCGAGGCCGTCGACGCCATGCGCGAGCCCCTGGAGGCCGCCGACGGCTGGGAGTTCGGCCCGGCGATACACGCCCTCAACCCGATGATCGCGCTGAGCGGCTTCCCCTCGTACGCCGCCGAGCATCTGCCCGGTGCCGGGGCCTATCCGCCCGAGGCCCGCCACCCCACCCTCTGCGGCGACATGGAACTCGCGCCCGGGATGACCTTCGCCCTCGAACCCAACTTCGTCTGCGGGCGCCACCTCGCCTACCTCGGCGGCACGGTCATCGTCGGCGAGGACGAACCCGTCGAGCTCAACCCGTACACGGCACGGATCCTGCAGGCGGCCGGAACGCCCCGGCCGTGA
- the polX gene encoding DNA polymerase/3'-5' exonuclease PolX: protein MARPNEDVRALLQEYAELLLITGKDAYKARAYEKAARAIGGCHADVSTLDAKGLREIPGVGKSIADKVVEYLRTGSMPAVEEERARIPAGVRRLMEIPALGPKKALTLYEELGVSSVGELREAVEQERLRDLKGFGPRSEENILHGIGLLEASGERIPVHAATELAEEIVAALSAVPGCVDCAWAGSLRRMRETVGDVDVLVAARRSEPFMEAFTALPFVAEVIARGEKKTSVRTAKGTQVDLRVVPPDSWGAALLYFTGSKAHNIRIREMAVRGKLKLSEYGLFHTESGRKIVSRTEEKVYSRLGLPWIPPPLREDRGEIAAGLRDELPQLITERDIRGDLHTHTDLTDGLAPLEDMVAAAAERGLRYYAVTDHAPDLHMQRMTRDKMLAQRERVRALDRTHRGLRLLHGTELNIGPDGEVDWPPEFLADFDVCVASVHSHFGLDRDAQTRRLLAACEHPYVHVIGHPTTRILGKRQSMDADWDAVFAACARTGTALEVNAHPNRLDLTDELVLRARDHGVKFAVDTDAHSVPDLGYLRYGVGVAQRGWLTPEDVITTWPLTRLRHFLRKRAGTRAR from the coding sequence GTGGCCCGGCCCAACGAGGACGTGCGGGCGCTCCTCCAGGAGTACGCCGAGCTCCTCCTCATCACCGGCAAGGACGCGTACAAGGCCCGCGCATACGAAAAGGCCGCACGCGCCATCGGCGGCTGCCACGCCGACGTCTCCACCCTCGACGCCAAGGGCCTGCGCGAGATCCCCGGCGTCGGGAAGTCCATCGCCGACAAGGTCGTCGAGTACCTGCGCACCGGCAGCATGCCCGCCGTCGAGGAGGAGCGCGCCCGCATCCCGGCCGGCGTACGCCGCCTCATGGAGATCCCCGCCCTCGGCCCCAAGAAGGCCCTCACCCTCTACGAGGAGCTCGGCGTCTCCTCCGTCGGCGAACTCCGCGAAGCCGTCGAACAGGAGCGGCTCCGCGACCTCAAGGGCTTCGGGCCGCGCAGCGAGGAGAACATCCTCCACGGCATCGGACTCCTCGAAGCCTCCGGCGAACGCATCCCCGTACACGCCGCGACGGAGCTGGCCGAGGAGATCGTGGCGGCGCTCTCGGCCGTCCCCGGCTGCGTGGACTGCGCCTGGGCCGGCTCGCTGCGGCGCATGCGGGAGACCGTCGGGGACGTCGACGTACTGGTGGCGGCGCGCCGTTCCGAACCCTTCATGGAGGCGTTCACGGCGCTGCCGTTCGTCGCCGAGGTGATCGCGCGGGGCGAGAAGAAGACCTCCGTACGCACCGCCAAGGGAACGCAGGTCGACCTGCGGGTCGTGCCGCCCGACTCGTGGGGCGCCGCCCTGCTGTACTTCACCGGCTCGAAGGCGCACAACATCCGGATCCGCGAGATGGCCGTACGCGGCAAACTGAAGCTGTCCGAGTACGGCCTCTTCCACACCGAGAGCGGCCGCAAGATCGTCTCCCGCACCGAGGAGAAGGTGTACTCCCGGCTCGGCCTGCCCTGGATCCCGCCGCCGCTGCGCGAGGACCGCGGCGAGATCGCCGCCGGCCTGCGCGACGAACTGCCGCAGCTGATCACCGAGCGCGACATCCGCGGCGACCTGCACACCCACACCGACCTCACCGACGGGCTGGCACCCCTGGAGGACATGGTCGCGGCCGCCGCCGAACGCGGCCTGCGCTACTACGCGGTCACCGACCACGCCCCGGATCTGCACATGCAGCGCATGACGCGGGACAAGATGCTCGCGCAGCGCGAACGCGTGCGGGCGCTCGACCGCACCCACCGCGGGCTGCGACTGCTGCACGGCACGGAACTGAACATCGGCCCCGACGGCGAGGTGGACTGGCCGCCGGAGTTCCTCGCGGACTTCGACGTCTGCGTCGCCTCGGTCCACTCACACTTCGGGCTGGACCGGGACGCGCAGACGCGGCGGCTGCTCGCTGCCTGCGAGCACCCGTACGTCCACGTCATCGGCCACCCCACCACCCGTATCCTCGGCAAACGGCAGAGCATGGACGCGGACTGGGACGCCGTGTTCGCCGCGTGCGCCCGTACGGGCACCGCCCTGGAGGTGAACGCCCACCCGAACCGGCTCGACCTCACCGACGAACTCGTCCTGCGCGCCCGGGACCATGGAGTGAAGTTCGCGGTCGACACGGACGCCCACTCGGTGCCCGACCTCGGATACCTGCGCTACGGCGTGGGCGTCGCGCAGCGCGGCTGGCTGACCCCGGAGGACGTCATCACCACCTGGCCGCTGACGCGGCTGCGGCACTTCCTGCGGAAGAGGGCGGGGACGAGGGCCCGTTAG
- a CDS encoding transcriptional regulator produces MAGRWADFGQYNARGVPGAQALGNGIERMVTGLASSPDSGRGIAARLRYVTASDAGYAAMDRAGISVTPRTLYAWLAEERRPSAVNRARLDDAYWDLRRHNVAADLKRRLTARGGTRIEIDPVDQTAVAPAHRRTLPVRRMTVRPRHWSAAVDAWLADDETAMDGIWDDLIVELGSEYDSYAYVSSIGWAA; encoded by the coding sequence ATGGCCGGCCGCTGGGCCGACTTCGGCCAGTACAACGCCCGCGGCGTCCCGGGCGCCCAGGCCCTCGGCAACGGCATCGAGCGCATGGTCACCGGGCTCGCCTCCTCACCGGACTCCGGCCGGGGCATCGCCGCCCGCCTGCGCTACGTGACCGCCTCCGACGCCGGGTACGCGGCGATGGACCGCGCCGGGATCAGCGTGACCCCCCGCACCCTGTACGCGTGGCTGGCCGAGGAACGCCGGCCCAGCGCCGTGAACCGGGCCCGGCTGGACGACGCTTACTGGGACCTGCGCCGCCACAACGTCGCCGCCGACCTCAAACGCCGCCTGACCGCCCGGGGCGGCACCCGTATCGAGATCGACCCGGTGGACCAGACCGCGGTCGCCCCGGCCCACCGCCGGACCCTGCCCGTACGCCGCATGACCGTACGCCCCCGCCACTGGTCGGCGGCCGTCGACGCGTGGCTGGCGGACGACGAGACGGCGATGGACGGGATCTGGGACGACCTCATCGTCGAACTGGGCAGCGAGTACGACTCCTACGCCTACGTCTCCTCCATCGGCTGGGCCGCCTGA
- a CDS encoding Hsp70 family protein, protein MKAIGIDLGTTNCAVTRYDEARATAAVLANGEGETLTPSVVALRRRDGDESLLVGRTAVNFAPRQPQDTILSVKRLMGRDFADQVVAQARSRLNYEIVAGSDDDPRAHVVMGGRTHSPAEISSMILKKLKKDASRSLSEEVTHAVITVPAYFHDSQRAATRDAGTQANLVVKKIIDEPTAAAVAFGLELDQQDRRRVLVYDLGGGTFDISILHTAKDKEGNAHFQVLDYTGDSWLGGDDFDNTIVGRVIEDIKEKCGVDPAADKKFLFLAKNHAEAAKRQLSQLPEADILIPAAFRPDTGGPLVDVEMTVTREEYDAMIEPYVDRTMALVQEALSRQNLSAEDISDVLLVGGSTLTPKVYETVERFFGKAKVRRNINPMECVALGAGILAGTMQGVECPSPKCRKSNEEDATACAACGEGLASARPLDAPVIYEVTGMALGIAAVKGTQQDTFVPIIPRGTPYPLPEPMRRSFHTTDGRFIRVPVYEGDSAVASQNNEQGVVEYELPKQVDVNSRVDVTFNYDADRIVMVRISVPGTDMVKESTLRTDTHRTPPPEPETTADDEAGWREELVRTEAETRRFLQTHEQFIEPAQAMKIRRDLDQAQQALNFSDNAECRRMTNVLSSDLFGSGIASQFLLAERAADGAPPEEARKINEAVGNVRRSYLSGQREAASEQARILKMLIARAFQARDVAEVPDEEAHGGLLRLLDE, encoded by the coding sequence ATGAAGGCAATCGGGATCGACCTCGGCACCACCAACTGCGCCGTCACCCGCTACGACGAGGCCCGTGCCACCGCCGCCGTGCTGGCCAACGGCGAGGGCGAGACGCTCACCCCCTCCGTGGTGGCACTCCGCCGGCGCGACGGCGACGAGTCGCTGCTCGTCGGCCGTACGGCGGTGAACTTCGCGCCCCGCCAGCCGCAGGACACCATCCTGTCCGTGAAGCGCCTGATGGGCCGGGACTTCGCCGACCAGGTCGTCGCGCAGGCACGAAGCAGGCTCAACTACGAGATCGTGGCGGGCTCCGACGACGACCCGCGCGCGCACGTGGTGATGGGCGGCCGTACGCACTCGCCCGCCGAGATCTCCAGCATGATCCTGAAGAAGCTGAAGAAGGACGCGTCCCGTTCGCTCAGCGAGGAGGTCACGCACGCGGTGATCACCGTGCCCGCGTACTTCCACGACTCGCAGCGCGCGGCCACCCGGGACGCGGGCACGCAGGCCAACCTCGTCGTGAAGAAGATCATCGACGAACCGACCGCCGCCGCCGTCGCGTTCGGCCTGGAGCTGGACCAGCAGGACCGCCGCCGCGTCCTCGTCTACGACCTCGGCGGCGGCACGTTCGACATCTCCATCCTGCACACGGCGAAGGACAAGGAGGGGAACGCCCACTTCCAGGTCCTCGACTACACGGGCGACAGCTGGCTCGGCGGCGACGACTTCGACAACACCATCGTCGGCCGCGTCATCGAGGACATCAAGGAGAAGTGCGGCGTGGATCCGGCCGCCGACAAGAAGTTCCTCTTCCTCGCCAAGAACCACGCCGAAGCGGCCAAGCGCCAGCTCAGCCAGCTGCCGGAGGCGGACATCCTGATCCCCGCGGCGTTCCGCCCGGACACCGGCGGGCCGCTGGTCGACGTGGAGATGACGGTCACGCGGGAGGAGTACGACGCGATGATCGAGCCGTACGTCGACCGCACCATGGCCCTCGTACAGGAGGCGCTGAGCCGCCAGAACCTGTCCGCCGAGGACATCTCCGACGTCCTCCTCGTCGGCGGCTCCACCCTCACCCCCAAGGTCTACGAGACCGTCGAGCGGTTCTTCGGCAAGGCCAAGGTCCGCCGCAACATCAACCCCATGGAGTGCGTCGCGCTCGGCGCCGGCATCCTCGCCGGGACCATGCAGGGCGTCGAGTGCCCGAGCCCCAAGTGCCGCAAGTCCAACGAGGAGGACGCCACCGCCTGCGCCGCCTGCGGCGAGGGCCTGGCCTCGGCCCGCCCGCTGGACGCGCCCGTGATCTACGAGGTGACGGGCATGGCGCTGGGCATCGCGGCGGTGAAGGGCACGCAGCAGGACACGTTCGTGCCGATCATCCCGCGCGGCACCCCGTACCCGCTGCCGGAGCCGATGCGCCGGTCCTTCCACACGACGGACGGGCGGTTCATCCGCGTCCCCGTGTACGAGGGGGACAGCGCGGTGGCCAGCCAGAACAACGAACAGGGCGTCGTCGAGTACGAGTTGCCCAAGCAGGTCGACGTGAACAGCCGCGTCGACGTCACGTTCAACTACGACGCCGACCGGATCGTCATGGTCCGCATCAGCGTGCCGGGCACCGACATGGTGAAGGAGTCGACGCTGCGCACCGACACCCACCGCACGCCGCCGCCCGAGCCGGAGACCACCGCGGACGACGAGGCGGGCTGGCGCGAGGAGCTCGTGCGGACGGAGGCCGAGACGCGGCGCTTCCTGCAGACGCACGAGCAGTTCATCGAGCCCGCGCAGGCCATGAAGATCCGCCGGGACCTGGATCAGGCGCAGCAGGCGCTGAACTTCTCCGACAACGCCGAGTGCCGCCGTATGACCAACGTGCTCAGCTCGGACCTCTTCGGCTCCGGCATCGCCTCGCAGTTCCTGCTGGCCGAACGGGCCGCCGACGGCGCGCCGCCCGAGGAGGCCCGGAAGATCAACGAGGCGGTCGGCAACGTACGCCGCTCCTACCTCAGCGGTCAGCGCGAGGCCGCCAGCGAGCAGGCCCGCATCCTGAAGATGCTGATCGCCCGCGCGTTCCAGGCGCGTGACGTGGCGGAGGTGCCGGACGAAGAGGCACACGGCGGTCTGCTCCGGCTGCTCGACGAATGA
- a CDS encoding ArsR/SmtB family transcription factor: MDAVFKALGDASRRRLLDRLNVRNGQSLRELCEGLDMTRQAVSKHLAVLEAARLVVVVRQGREKLHYLNPVPIHELADRWIGQYERGRLDALSALKRSLEGSTPMSSAKFVYVTYIQTTPEKLYEALTKPEFTKVYFSDTGPQSTWEVGSPVRWKSDPAGEFEELGQRVLAAEPGKRLSYTWHTLQPMHQEMLGMSDEEFEEARKERSQVTFEIEPAEEASLGVKLTIIHDGFDSADSKMLASVSGGWVMILSALKTMLEGGKTVAEQE, from the coding sequence ATGGACGCCGTATTCAAGGCGCTCGGTGATGCCAGCCGGCGGCGGCTGCTCGACCGGCTCAACGTGCGGAACGGGCAGAGCCTGCGCGAGCTGTGCGAGGGGCTGGACATGACCCGGCAGGCCGTCAGCAAGCACCTGGCGGTGCTGGAGGCGGCGCGGCTGGTCGTCGTCGTACGGCAGGGCCGGGAGAAGCTGCACTACCTCAACCCCGTGCCCATCCACGAGCTGGCCGACCGCTGGATCGGCCAGTACGAGCGCGGGCGGCTCGACGCGCTCTCCGCCCTGAAGCGATCCCTGGAAGGAAGCACCCCCATGAGCAGTGCGAAGTTCGTCTACGTCACCTACATCCAGACCACGCCGGAGAAGCTGTACGAGGCGCTGACCAAGCCGGAGTTCACGAAGGTCTACTTCAGTGACACCGGCCCGCAGTCCACCTGGGAGGTCGGGTCGCCGGTGCGGTGGAAGTCCGATCCGGCCGGGGAGTTCGAGGAGTTGGGGCAGCGGGTGCTGGCGGCCGAGCCCGGCAAGCGGCTGTCGTACACCTGGCACACGCTCCAGCCCATGCACCAGGAGATGCTGGGCATGTCCGACGAGGAGTTCGAGGAGGCCCGCAAGGAGCGTTCGCAGGTGACGTTCGAGATCGAGCCGGCCGAGGAGGCGTCGCTCGGCGTCAAACTGACGATCATCCACGACGGCTTCGACAGCGCCGACAGCAAGATGCTGGCCAGCGTCAGCGGCGGCTGGGTCATGATCCTTTCGGCACTGAAGACGATGCTGGAAGGCGGCAAGACGGTGGCCGAGCAGGAGTAG